Proteins from one Meleagris gallopavo isolate NT-WF06-2002-E0010 breed Aviagen turkey brand Nicholas breeding stock unplaced genomic scaffold, Turkey_5.1 ChrUn_random_7180001954856, whole genome shotgun sequence genomic window:
- the LOC104917067 gene encoding pyruvate carboxylase, mitochondrial-like translates to MGSIGFRSILQVFRSGEGMGIRLDGASAFQGALISPHYDSLLVKVIAHGPDQPSAAAKMSRALAEFRIRGVKTNIPFLQNVLAHPQFLGGAVDTQFIDENPELFHLRPSQNRAQKLLHYLGGVLVEVRGSWEGSWVRVL, encoded by the exons ATGGGATCTATAGGCTTCCGATCCATCCTACAGGTATTCCGGAGCGGGGAAGGAATGGGAATTCGTCTGGATGGTGCCTCAGCCTTTCAAGGTGCTCTGATTTCACCCCATTACGACTCTCTGCTGGTGAAGGTGATCGCCCACGGCCCCGACCAGCCATCGGCAGCCGCCAAGATGAGCAGAGCCCTCGCCGAGTTCCGCATCCGCGGCGTTAAG ACAAACATCCCCTTCCTGCAGAACGTCCTCGCCCACCCCCAGTTCTTGGGGGGGGCCGTTGACACTCAGTTCATCGATGAGAATCCTGAATTGTTCCACCTGAGACCCAGCCAGAATCGGGCTCAGAAGCTGCTGCATTACCTGGGTGGGGTCCTGGTGGAAGTCAGGGGGTCCTGGGAGGGGTCCTGGGTCAGGGTCCTGG